A portion of the Colius striatus isolate bColStr4 chromosome 1, bColStr4.1.hap1, whole genome shotgun sequence genome contains these proteins:
- the LOC104563917 gene encoding LOW QUALITY PROTEIN: cystathionine beta-synthase (The sequence of the model RefSeq protein was modified relative to this genomic sequence to represent the inferred CDS: substituted 1 base at 1 genomic stop codon), with amino-acid sequence MSLAEKRAWLHTVGRFIPLLFAKITVWCISVFQEQPSTWGVNRRPILPDSGETTWKAPCXSQVVLPRCFKGAPAKHAGRKRMAETELTKACLLVNGGCVGSQESKADSTWVLPSLPSKCTWTAATPANKSPHSCMPLTEETKILPNILKKIGCTPMVRVNKIGKSYGLKCELLAKCEYFNAGGSVKDRIGLRMVEDAERAGIIKPGDTLIEPTSGNTGIGLALVAAVKGYRCIIVLPEKMSVEKVDILKALGVEIVRTPCTRFDAPESNIRVAWKLKNEIPNSHILDQYRNPSNPLAHYDTTAEEILEQCEGKVHMVVIGSGTGGTVTGVARKLKEKCPECKIIGVDPDGSIVALPSELNKTNTTNIEVEGIGHDFIPTVLDRSVVDQWYKCNDKDSFLMSRRLIREEGLLCGGSSGSAMSVAVQAAKDLKEGQRCVVILPDSVRNYMSKFLNDKWMIKNGFLNDVQEHRPWWWNIKVQKLNLSAPLILLPEVSCQKAIEILQEKGYDQAPVVAESGLILGMVTLSNTLTSVLAGNAQFSDPVTKVIYDQFSKISLEDSLGKLSCILENDHFAIVVHEQMQFNGNGSSFMKQMVFGVVTAMDLLTFVSRNDKK; translated from the exons ATGTCTCTGGCTGAGAAGAGAGCTTGGCTGCACACTGTGGGCCGTTTCATCCCTCTCCTGTTTGCTAAAATAACTGTGTGgtgtatttctgtgtttcaggaaCAGCCCAGCACTTGGGGGGTAAACCGCAGGCCCATCCTTCCAGACAGTGGGGAAACCACCTGGAAAGCCCCGTGCTGATCTCAGGTAGTCCTGCCACGCTGCTTCAAAGGAGCTCCTGCCAAGCACGCCGGCAGAAAGAGGATGGCAGAAACG GAGCTGACCAAGGCGTGCCTGCTTGTGAATGGCGGTTGTGTAGGAAGtcaggaaagcaaagctgacagcacatgggttcttcccagcttGCCCAGTAAGTGCACATGGACAGCTGCAACGCCTGCCAACAAGTCTCCACACTCCTGTATGCCTTT gacagaagaaacaaagatatTGCCCAACATCCTGAAGAAAATTGGCTGCACCCCAATGGTCCGAGTCAACAAGATTGGGAAGTCCTATGGGCTCAAGTGTGAGCTCT TGGCAAAATGTGAGTACTTCAATGCAGGGGGCAGCGTGAAGGACCGCATCGGCCTGAGGATGGTGGAAGatgcagagagagctgggattATAAAACCAGGAGACACGCTGATTGAACCCACTTCAGGAAACACAG GAATTGGGCTGGCACTGGTGGCTGCTGTGAAGGGTTACCGCTGCATCATCGTCTTGCCGGAGAAAATGAGCGTGGAGAAG GTCGATATTCTGAAGGCACTGGGTGTTGAAATTGTGAGGACCCCTTGCACTCGCTTTGATGCCCCCGAGTCTAACATTCGTGTGGCCTGGAAGCTGAAAAACGAAATCCCAAACTCTCACATCCTGGACCAG TATCGAAATCCAAGTAACCCCCTGGCTCACTACGACACCACAGCTGAGGAGATCCTGGAGCAGTGTGAAG GCAAAGTCCATATGGTGGTGATTGGGTCTGGCACAGGAGGCACCGTCACTGGCGTTGCCAGGAAGCTGAAGGAGAAGTGCCCTGAGTGCAAG ATAATTGGCGTAGATCCCGATGGGTCCATCGTTGCTCTGCCCAGTGAGCTGAACAAGACAAACACCACAAACATCGAAGTGGAAGGCATTGGGCATGACTTCATCCCTACTGTCCTCGACAGATCT GTGGTTGATCAGTGGTATAAATGCAATGACAAAGACTCATTCCTCATGTCTCGCAGGCTGATCAGAGAGGAGGGATTATTGTGCG GGGGCAGCTCGGGCAGTGCCATGTCTGTCGCCGTGCAGGCAGCCAAGGACCTGAAGGAAGGTCAGCGCTGCGTCGTCATCCTGCCCGACTCTGTCAGGAACTACAT GTCCAAATTTTTGAATGATAAGTGGATGATAAAAAACGGTTTCCTAAATGATGTCCAGGAGCACAGGCCTTG GTGGTGGAACATCAAGGTGCAGAAACTGAATCTCTCAGCTCCTCTCATTCTCCTCCCAGAAGTCAGCTGTCAAAAGGCGATTGAGATCCTCCAGGAGAAGGGATATGACCAAGCTCCTGTTGTTGCTGAATCAGG ACTTATTTTGGGAATGGTGACCCTCAGCAACACCCTCACCTCGGTGCTGGCTGGAAATGCACAGTTCTCAGACCCCGTTACGAAGGTCATCTACGACCAGTTCTCAAAG ATTAGCCTGGAGGACAGCCTGGGGAAGCTTTCCTGCATCCTGGAGAACGACCATTTTGCTATCGTTGTACACGAGCAAATGCAGT TCAATGGAAATGGCAGTTCCTTCATGAAGCAGATGGTGTTTGGTGTGGTCACAGCCATGGACCTCCTCACCTTTGTCAGCAGAAACGACAAGAAGTAG